One region of Polyodon spathula isolate WHYD16114869_AA chromosome 25, ASM1765450v1, whole genome shotgun sequence genomic DNA includes:
- the LOC121299714 gene encoding calcium release-activated calcium channel protein 1-like, protein MSLDEHSLQTLSWRKLYLSRAKLKASSRTSALLSGFAMVAMVEVQLEPSHEYPPGLLIAFSACTTVLVAVHLFALMISTCILPNIEAVSNVHNLNSVKESPHERMHMHIELAWAFSTVIGTLLFLAEVVLLCWVKFLPVKKHPVDLSPNSTSSKITPGEAAAIASTTIMVPFGLVFIVFAVHFYRSLVSHKTDRQFQELEELSNFARLQNQLDHRGQTEDVAMQSPGSHYP, encoded by the exons ATGAGTCTCGACGAGCACTCGTTGCAGACTCTGTCCTGGAGGAAGCTCTATTTGAGCAGAGCCAAGCTCAAAGCCTCAAGCAGGACGTCGGCTCTTCTCTCGGGTTTCGCAATG GTGGCTATGGTAGAAGTTCAACTTGAACCCTCCCATGAATACCCCCCTGGCCTGCTGATCGCTTTTAGTGCTTGCACCACGGTGCTGGTCGCAGTACACCTCTTCGCTCTCATGATAAGCACCTGCATTCTTCCAAACATCGAGGCCGTCAGCAATGTGCACAACCTAAACTCTGTGAAGGAGTCTCCCCACGAGCGCATGCACATGCACATCGAGCTGGCGTGGGCCTTCTCCACCGTCATCGGAACCTTGCTGTTCCTAGCTGAAGTGGTTCTGCTGTGCTGGGTCAAGTTTCTCCCAGTAAAGAAGCACCCAGTTGACCTCTCTCCCAACAGCACCAGTAGTAAAATCACCCCTGGAGAAGCAGCCGCTATTGCCTCCACTACAATCATGGTGCCATTTGGATTAGTTTTCATTGTGTTCGCAGTGCATTTTTACAGATCGCTTGTCAGTCACAAAACAGACAGGCAGTTCCAAGAACTGGAGGAGCTTTCAAACTTTGCAAGACTCCAGAATCAGCTTGACCACAGAGGCCAAACAGAGGATGTGGCAATGCAGTCTCCTGGCAGTCAttatccataa
- the LOC121299712 gene encoding MORN repeat-containing protein 3-like, producing the protein MPHLKTTRKPPPLWKEWDKKAQKCGVRHTVYSVNGDEYTGEWLDNKKHGKGTQVWKKTGAIYDGDWKCGNRSGFGTFSLPDPVTGEYVKVYSGGWKDDMKDGFGTYFYSETEHYEGEWKKDKRSGWGRMYYGDGGISEGEWLNDKLDGQGMFRLANENRYEGSWKNGMKHGPGKFVYLDKGQLYEAVWVENIAKCGKMSDFGREGAPAAPVYPIPKIHLLDPEAVLKDARSTLPIEED; encoded by the exons ATGCCTCACTTGAAGACAACCAGGAAGCCCCCGCCTCTTTGGAAAGAATGGGACAAAAAGGCACAGAAATGTGGCGTGAGACATACTGTCTATTCAGTGAATGGGGATGAATACACAGGCGAATGGCTGGACAACAAGAAGCATG gaAAGGGTACGCAGGTTTGGAAAAAAACTGGAGCCATTTATGATGGGGACTGGAAATGTGGAAATCGAAGTGGTTTTGGGACCTTCAGCTTACCTGACCCTGTAACTGGAGAGTATGTTAAAGTGTATTCAGGAGGTTGGAAAGATGACATGAAAGAC ggGTTTGGAACTTACTTTTACTCTGAGACGGAGCATTATGAAGGAGAGTGGAAGAAAGACAAGAGAAGTGGCTGGGGCAGAATGTATTATGGAGACGGTGGTATATCTGAAGGAGAATGGCTTAATGACAAACTTGATGGCCAGGGAATGTTTAGACTGG CCAATGAGAACAGGTATGAAGGCTCTTGGAAGAATGGGATGAAACATGGCCCTGGCAAGTTTGTCTACCTGGACAAGGGTCAGCTGTATGAAGCAGTGTGGGTAGAGAACATTGCAAAGTGTGGAAAAATGAGTGACTTTGGAAGAGAAGGGGCTCCAGCAGCTCCAGTTTATCCAATCCCAAAG ATACACCTGTTGGACCCCGAAGCTGTTTTAAAGGACGCTCGATCAACGCTTCCAATTGAAGAggactga
- the LOC121299711 gene encoding lysine-specific demethylase 2B-like isoform X2: MLPAALYGGSILYVLVRVFWSCCVEVLSFLSWSGYFGLAVLCGGSVLSVLVGVFWSGCIHTVLCLCFQQKGGGRPKGKLGASAAVKLAANRASAGARRRRTRCRKCEACLRTECGECHFCKDMKKFGGPGRMKQSCIMRQCIAPVLPHTAVCLVCGEAGKEDTVEDEEDKFNVMLMECSICNEIVHPGCLKVKDAGGVVNDELPNCWECPKCNHAGKTGKQKRGPGFKYASNLPGSLLKEQRVSRDTKEETEAAAPAKRKVECEETPKRKAQEEPAKKRAPATPDALPRRKTDEGPLRRKRRQFDKSTEPSIRKKRRSWKTPDDRALIPKPLRQIKTEPEEEEEEDEEEEEEEEEQGDVEREEEDEGCGDGGGDLSDRTLKTRESDQSRSSSPQAGPSSEGGNEPHEKGRLRARRKRRLANKELSKELSKELNLEIQKTEDCLAHENCQALKSEPDSENEEPRRNNGASSRSERLHRSARENGNTRELRNHPRLQQLSPPSTPVSPRPPSSHSPPKCMQMERHVIRPPPISPPPDSLPLEDGAVHVMRREVWMGVFGYLSHKELCVCMRVCKTWNRWCCDKRFWTKINLNRCKSITPLMLSGIIRRQPVTLDLSWTNISKKQLSWLINRLPGLRVLLLSGCSWVAVSALCTSNCPLLRTLDVQWVEGLKDTQMRDLLSPPTDNRPGQIDNRSKLRNVVDLRLAGLDITDASLRLIIRHMPLLSKLDLSYCNHITDQSINILTAVGTTTRDSLTEINLSVCNRVTDQCLTYFKRCGNICHIDLRYCKQVCKEGCEQFIAEMSVSVQFGLVEEKLLQKLS; the protein is encoded by the exons ATGTTGCCTGCTGCCCTGTATGGAGGTTCCATCCTCTATGTCCTGGTCAGGGTATTTTGGTCTTGCTGTGTGGAGGTTCTATCCTTTCTGTCCTGGTCAGGGTATTTTGgtcttgctgtgctgtgtggaggtTCTGTCCTCTCTGTCCTGGTCGGAGTATTTTGGTCTGGTTGTattcacactgtgctgtgtttgtgtttccagCAGAAGGGCGGGGGGAGGCCGAAGGGGAAGCTGGGTGCCTCGGCGGCGGTCAAGCTGGCCGCAAACAGAGCCTCTGCGGGGGCGCGGCGAAGGAGGACACGATGCCGCAAATGCGAGGCCTGCCTGCGGACCGAGTGCGGGGAGTGCCACTTTTGCAAGGACATGAAGAAATTCGGGGGGCCAGGCAGGATGAAGCAGTCCTGCATCATGAGGCAGTGCATCGCG CCTGTGCTCCCCCACACTGCGGTGTGCCTGGTCTGTGGAGAGGCTGGCAAGGAGGACACTGTAGAGGACGAGGAGGACAAGTTCAACGTCATGCTGATGGAATGTTCCATTTGCAATGAGATCGTGCACCCTGGCTGCCTGAAG GTGAAGGACGCAGGCGGAGTGGTGAACGACGAGCTTCCCAACTGCTGGGAGTGTCCGAAGTGCAACCATGCCGGGAAAACCGGGAAA CAAAAGAGAGGTCCAGGGTTTAAGTACGCCTCCAACCTGCCTGGATCACTGCTGAAAGAGCAGAGAGTGAGCCGGGACACCAAGGAGGAGACGGAGGCTGCCGCTCCTGCCAAAAGGAAGGTGGAGTGCGAGGAGACTCCCAAACGCAAAGCCCAAGAGGAGCCAGCCAAGAAACGAGCGCCTGCAACGCCAGACGCCCTGCCCAGGAGGAAAACGGATGAGGGGCCgctgaggaggaagaggaggcagTTTGACAAGAGCACGGAGCCCAGCATCAGGAAAAAG AGGAGATCTTGGAAGACCCCAGACGACCGCGCGCTGATCCCCAAACCTCTGCGGCAGATCAAAACCGAgccggaggaggaggaggaggaggatgaggaggaggaggaggaggaagaagagcaGGGGGacgtggagagggaggaggaagatGAAGGCTGCGGGGATGGAGGGGGGGATCTCTCTGATCGCACCCTGAAGACGAGAGAGAGCGACCAGTCCCGCTCCAGCTCTCCGCAGGCTGGGCCCAGCAGTGAGGGAGGCAACGAGCCCCATGAGAAGGGCAGGCTCCGGGCGCGGCGGAAACGCAGGCTGGCCAACAAGGAACTGAGCAAAGAGCTGAGCAAGGAGCTCAACCTGGAGATCCAGAAGACGGAGGACTGCCTGGCCCACGAGAACTGCCAGGCACTAAAATCAGAGCCGGATAGCGAGAACGAAGAGCCCAGGAGGAATAACGGTGCCAGCAGCAGGAGCGAGCGGCTGCACAGGAGTGCACGGGAGAACGGGAACACGAGGGAGCTGAGGAACCATCCCCGACTCCAGCAGCTCTCCCCCCCCAGCACTCCCGTGTCTCCCCGCCCCCCCTCCTCTCACTCCCCCCCGAAGTGCATGCAGATGGAGCGTCATGTGATCCGGCCGCCGCCCATCAGCCCTcctcctgactccctgcctctgGAAGACGGGGCGGTGCATGTGATGCGCAGGGAGGTGTGGATGGGCGTGTTCGGGTACCTGTCCCACAAGGAGCTGTGTGTCTGCATGAGAGTCTGCAAGACCTGGAATCGATG gtgttgtgATAAGAGGTTCTGGACAAAAATCAATCTGAACCGGTGCAAATCAATCACTCCTCTGATGCTCAGCGGCATCATCAGGAGGCAGCCTGTGACCCTGGACCTCAGCTGGACGAATAtatcaaaaaaacaattaagctgGCTCATTAATAGATTACCAG GTCTGCGGGTGCTACTGTTATCAGGGTGCTCCTGGGTGGCAGTGTCAGCACTCTGCACGTCTAACTGCCCCTTGCTGCGGACCTTGGACGTCCAGTGGGTCGAAGGGTTAAAAGACACTCAGATGAGAGACCTGCTCTCTCCCCCAACTGACAACAGACCAG GTCAAATAGACAATCGGAGTAAACTGAGGAATGTTGTAGACTTGCGTCTGGCGGGATTGGATATTACGGACGCTTCACTTCGTCTTATAATCAGACACATGCCTTTACTTTCCAAACTGGATCTCAGTTACTGTAACCACATAACTGACCAGTCTATTAACATTCTAACTGCAGTGGGCACCACCACTCGGGATTCCCTAACAGAGATTAATCTGTCAG TTTGCAATAGGGTTACTGACCAGTGCCTGACCTACTTCAAACGCTGTGGAAACATCTGTCACATTGACTTGCGGTACTGCAAACAAGTGTGCAAGGAAGGCTGTGAACAGTTCATAGCAGAGATGTCTGTAAGCGTACAGTTTGGACTGGTAGAGGAAAAACTACTGCAAAAACTGAGCTAG
- the LOC121299711 gene encoding lysine-specific demethylase 2B-like isoform X1, whose translation MLPAALYGGSILYVLVRVFWSCCVEVLSFLSWSGYFGLAVLCGGSVLSVLVGVFWSGCIHTVLCLCFQQKGGGRPKGKLGASAAVKLAANRASAGARRRRTRCRKCEACLRTECGECHFCKDMKKFGGPGRMKQSCIMRQCIAPVLPHTAVCLVCGEAGKEDTVEDEEDKFNVMLMECSICNEIVHPGCLKVKDAGGVVNDELPNCWECPKCNHAGKTGKVYKQKRGPGFKYASNLPGSLLKEQRVSRDTKEETEAAAPAKRKVECEETPKRKAQEEPAKKRAPATPDALPRRKTDEGPLRRKRRQFDKSTEPSIRKKRRSWKTPDDRALIPKPLRQIKTEPEEEEEEDEEEEEEEEEQGDVEREEEDEGCGDGGGDLSDRTLKTRESDQSRSSSPQAGPSSEGGNEPHEKGRLRARRKRRLANKELSKELSKELNLEIQKTEDCLAHENCQALKSEPDSENEEPRRNNGASSRSERLHRSARENGNTRELRNHPRLQQLSPPSTPVSPRPPSSHSPPKCMQMERHVIRPPPISPPPDSLPLEDGAVHVMRREVWMGVFGYLSHKELCVCMRVCKTWNRWCCDKRFWTKINLNRCKSITPLMLSGIIRRQPVTLDLSWTNISKKQLSWLINRLPGLRVLLLSGCSWVAVSALCTSNCPLLRTLDVQWVEGLKDTQMRDLLSPPTDNRPGQIDNRSKLRNVVDLRLAGLDITDASLRLIIRHMPLLSKLDLSYCNHITDQSINILTAVGTTTRDSLTEINLSVCNRVTDQCLTYFKRCGNICHIDLRYCKQVCKEGCEQFIAEMSVSVQFGLVEEKLLQKLS comes from the exons ATGTTGCCTGCTGCCCTGTATGGAGGTTCCATCCTCTATGTCCTGGTCAGGGTATTTTGGTCTTGCTGTGTGGAGGTTCTATCCTTTCTGTCCTGGTCAGGGTATTTTGgtcttgctgtgctgtgtggaggtTCTGTCCTCTCTGTCCTGGTCGGAGTATTTTGGTCTGGTTGTattcacactgtgctgtgtttgtgtttccagCAGAAGGGCGGGGGGAGGCCGAAGGGGAAGCTGGGTGCCTCGGCGGCGGTCAAGCTGGCCGCAAACAGAGCCTCTGCGGGGGCGCGGCGAAGGAGGACACGATGCCGCAAATGCGAGGCCTGCCTGCGGACCGAGTGCGGGGAGTGCCACTTTTGCAAGGACATGAAGAAATTCGGGGGGCCAGGCAGGATGAAGCAGTCCTGCATCATGAGGCAGTGCATCGCG CCTGTGCTCCCCCACACTGCGGTGTGCCTGGTCTGTGGAGAGGCTGGCAAGGAGGACACTGTAGAGGACGAGGAGGACAAGTTCAACGTCATGCTGATGGAATGTTCCATTTGCAATGAGATCGTGCACCCTGGCTGCCTGAAG GTGAAGGACGCAGGCGGAGTGGTGAACGACGAGCTTCCCAACTGCTGGGAGTGTCCGAAGTGCAACCATGCCGGGAAAACCGGGAAA GTCTACAAGCAAAAGAGAGGTCCAGGGTTTAAGTACGCCTCCAACCTGCCTGGATCACTGCTGAAAGAGCAGAGAGTGAGCCGGGACACCAAGGAGGAGACGGAGGCTGCCGCTCCTGCCAAAAGGAAGGTGGAGTGCGAGGAGACTCCCAAACGCAAAGCCCAAGAGGAGCCAGCCAAGAAACGAGCGCCTGCAACGCCAGACGCCCTGCCCAGGAGGAAAACGGATGAGGGGCCgctgaggaggaagaggaggcagTTTGACAAGAGCACGGAGCCCAGCATCAGGAAAAAG AGGAGATCTTGGAAGACCCCAGACGACCGCGCGCTGATCCCCAAACCTCTGCGGCAGATCAAAACCGAgccggaggaggaggaggaggaggatgaggaggaggaggaggaggaagaagagcaGGGGGacgtggagagggaggaggaagatGAAGGCTGCGGGGATGGAGGGGGGGATCTCTCTGATCGCACCCTGAAGACGAGAGAGAGCGACCAGTCCCGCTCCAGCTCTCCGCAGGCTGGGCCCAGCAGTGAGGGAGGCAACGAGCCCCATGAGAAGGGCAGGCTCCGGGCGCGGCGGAAACGCAGGCTGGCCAACAAGGAACTGAGCAAAGAGCTGAGCAAGGAGCTCAACCTGGAGATCCAGAAGACGGAGGACTGCCTGGCCCACGAGAACTGCCAGGCACTAAAATCAGAGCCGGATAGCGAGAACGAAGAGCCCAGGAGGAATAACGGTGCCAGCAGCAGGAGCGAGCGGCTGCACAGGAGTGCACGGGAGAACGGGAACACGAGGGAGCTGAGGAACCATCCCCGACTCCAGCAGCTCTCCCCCCCCAGCACTCCCGTGTCTCCCCGCCCCCCCTCCTCTCACTCCCCCCCGAAGTGCATGCAGATGGAGCGTCATGTGATCCGGCCGCCGCCCATCAGCCCTcctcctgactccctgcctctgGAAGACGGGGCGGTGCATGTGATGCGCAGGGAGGTGTGGATGGGCGTGTTCGGGTACCTGTCCCACAAGGAGCTGTGTGTCTGCATGAGAGTCTGCAAGACCTGGAATCGATG gtgttgtgATAAGAGGTTCTGGACAAAAATCAATCTGAACCGGTGCAAATCAATCACTCCTCTGATGCTCAGCGGCATCATCAGGAGGCAGCCTGTGACCCTGGACCTCAGCTGGACGAATAtatcaaaaaaacaattaagctgGCTCATTAATAGATTACCAG GTCTGCGGGTGCTACTGTTATCAGGGTGCTCCTGGGTGGCAGTGTCAGCACTCTGCACGTCTAACTGCCCCTTGCTGCGGACCTTGGACGTCCAGTGGGTCGAAGGGTTAAAAGACACTCAGATGAGAGACCTGCTCTCTCCCCCAACTGACAACAGACCAG GTCAAATAGACAATCGGAGTAAACTGAGGAATGTTGTAGACTTGCGTCTGGCGGGATTGGATATTACGGACGCTTCACTTCGTCTTATAATCAGACACATGCCTTTACTTTCCAAACTGGATCTCAGTTACTGTAACCACATAACTGACCAGTCTATTAACATTCTAACTGCAGTGGGCACCACCACTCGGGATTCCCTAACAGAGATTAATCTGTCAG TTTGCAATAGGGTTACTGACCAGTGCCTGACCTACTTCAAACGCTGTGGAAACATCTGTCACATTGACTTGCGGTACTGCAAACAAGTGTGCAAGGAAGGCTGTGAACAGTTCATAGCAGAGATGTCTGTAAGCGTACAGTTTGGACTGGTAGAGGAAAAACTACTGCAAAAACTGAGCTAG
- the LOC121299769 gene encoding E3 ubiquitin-protein ligase RNF34-like isoform X2 produces MWASCCGLLNEVMGTGVVRGQQPGFGAGAGPFRFAPNAGYSTYPPPSSGNASLVCKACGLDFSVFRKKHVCCDCKKNFCSLCSALQENLRRCYTCNVLKETTFQRPQLMRLKVRDLRQYLMLRNVSTETCREKEDLVDLVLFHHGSDAEDDLDTSSIRSSRSVLATPHSVLHSAPSQSSLSASPGDLLTWSGSSGTANQEHGDGAARLTLESDENVEAQDTPLSRKRARASLSDISTMEDIEGLNVRQLKEILARNFVNYSGCCEKWELVERVNRLYRETEENRKSLENVDNSKTAVVTSHPQPICSGGNGDGEKMHLSSDDNLCRICMDAVIDCVLLECGHMVTCTKCGKRMSECPICRQYVVRAVHVFKS; encoded by the exons ATGTGGGCTTCATGTTGTGGTCTGCTGAATGAAGTGATGGGTACGGGAGTAGTGCGGGGCCAGCAGCCAGGGTTTGGTGCAGGAGCCGGTCCCTTCAGATTTGCCCCCAATGCTGGGTATTCAACCTACCCCCCGCCTTCATCGGGAAATGCTAGTCTCGTCTGCAAAGCCTGCGGACTAGACTTTTCTGTGTTCAGGAAAAAG CATGTTTGCTGTGATTGCAAGAAGAACTTTTGCTCTCTCTGCTCAGCCCTGCAAGAAAACCTTCGGAGATGTTACACGTGTAATGTACTGAAAGAAACCACATTCCAGAGGCCACAGCTAATGAGACTGAAAGTAAGAGACCTGCGGCAGTATCTAATGCTGAGGAATGTATCGACAGAGACGTGTCGCGAGAAAGAGGACTTGGTGGACCTTGTGTTGTTCCATCATGGATCCGATGCAGAAGACGACTTGGACACAAGTAGTATACGTTCATCCAGGTCTGTGCTCGCCACGCCGCATTCTGTATTGCACTCCGCTCCGTCCCAGTCCTCGCTGTCTGCCTCTCCAGGAGATCTGCTCACTTGGAGTGGAAGCTCAGGAACAGCAAATCAG GAACATGGTGATGGAGCAGCTCGGTTGACTCTGGAATCAGATGAAAATGTAGAAGCACAG GATACTCCGCTGTCTAGAAAGCGGGCAAGGGCCTCTCTCTCAGACATATCCACCATGGAGGACATCGAAGGACTGAACGTCCGGCAGCTCAAAGAGATCCTTGCTCGAAATTTTGTGAACTATTCAGGGTGCTGTGAAAAGTGGGAGCTGGTGGAGCGAGTCAACAGACTGTACAGAGAGACTGAAGAAAACCGGAAGTCGT tggaaAATGTGGACAACAGTAAAACTGCAG TGGTGACGTCACACCCTCAGCCTATCTGCAGTGGTGGAAATGGAG acGGTGAGAAGATGCACTTAAGCAGCGATGACAACCTGTGCAGGATCTGTATGGATGCTGTGATTGACTGTGTACTCCTGGAGTGTGGCCACATGGTCACCTGTACCAAATGTGGAAAGAGAATGAGCGAATGCCCCATCTGTCGACAGTATGTAGTACGGGCAGTGCACGTTTTCAAGTCGTAA
- the LOC121299769 gene encoding E3 ubiquitin-protein ligase RNF34-like isoform X1, which produces MKAGASSMWASCCGLLNEVMGTGVVRGQQPGFGAGAGPFRFAPNAGYSTYPPPSSGNASLVCKACGLDFSVFRKKHVCCDCKKNFCSLCSALQENLRRCYTCNVLKETTFQRPQLMRLKVRDLRQYLMLRNVSTETCREKEDLVDLVLFHHGSDAEDDLDTSSIRSSRSVLATPHSVLHSAPSQSSLSASPGDLLTWSGSSGTANQEHGDGAARLTLESDENVEAQDTPLSRKRARASLSDISTMEDIEGLNVRQLKEILARNFVNYSGCCEKWELVERVNRLYRETEENRKSLENVDNSKTAVVTSHPQPICSGGNGDGEKMHLSSDDNLCRICMDAVIDCVLLECGHMVTCTKCGKRMSECPICRQYVVRAVHVFKS; this is translated from the exons ATGAAG GCTGGGGCCTCGTCCATGTGGGCTTCATGTTGTGGTCTGCTGAATGAAGTGATGGGTACGGGAGTAGTGCGGGGCCAGCAGCCAGGGTTTGGTGCAGGAGCCGGTCCCTTCAGATTTGCCCCCAATGCTGGGTATTCAACCTACCCCCCGCCTTCATCGGGAAATGCTAGTCTCGTCTGCAAAGCCTGCGGACTAGACTTTTCTGTGTTCAGGAAAAAG CATGTTTGCTGTGATTGCAAGAAGAACTTTTGCTCTCTCTGCTCAGCCCTGCAAGAAAACCTTCGGAGATGTTACACGTGTAATGTACTGAAAGAAACCACATTCCAGAGGCCACAGCTAATGAGACTGAAAGTAAGAGACCTGCGGCAGTATCTAATGCTGAGGAATGTATCGACAGAGACGTGTCGCGAGAAAGAGGACTTGGTGGACCTTGTGTTGTTCCATCATGGATCCGATGCAGAAGACGACTTGGACACAAGTAGTATACGTTCATCCAGGTCTGTGCTCGCCACGCCGCATTCTGTATTGCACTCCGCTCCGTCCCAGTCCTCGCTGTCTGCCTCTCCAGGAGATCTGCTCACTTGGAGTGGAAGCTCAGGAACAGCAAATCAG GAACATGGTGATGGAGCAGCTCGGTTGACTCTGGAATCAGATGAAAATGTAGAAGCACAG GATACTCCGCTGTCTAGAAAGCGGGCAAGGGCCTCTCTCTCAGACATATCCACCATGGAGGACATCGAAGGACTGAACGTCCGGCAGCTCAAAGAGATCCTTGCTCGAAATTTTGTGAACTATTCAGGGTGCTGTGAAAAGTGGGAGCTGGTGGAGCGAGTCAACAGACTGTACAGAGAGACTGAAGAAAACCGGAAGTCGT tggaaAATGTGGACAACAGTAAAACTGCAG TGGTGACGTCACACCCTCAGCCTATCTGCAGTGGTGGAAATGGAG acGGTGAGAAGATGCACTTAAGCAGCGATGACAACCTGTGCAGGATCTGTATGGATGCTGTGATTGACTGTGTACTCCTGGAGTGTGGCCACATGGTCACCTGTACCAAATGTGGAAAGAGAATGAGCGAATGCCCCATCTGTCGACAGTATGTAGTACGGGCAGTGCACGTTTTCAAGTCGTAA